Proteins from one Microbacterium proteolyticum genomic window:
- a CDS encoding DUF3566 domain-containing protein, with protein MSTVADKLAKKSTQKTSAKQVRLRLVYIDFWSALKLSFLAAVAIAIVTVVSYFLVYLVVSATGLITRADEFFASFTDGSATLSQYVGLPQVMAFAAIVAILNLVVVTVMGAVLAGIYNLAVKVTGGLLVGFTSN; from the coding sequence ATGAGCACGGTAGCCGACAAACTCGCCAAGAAGTCGACTCAGAAGACGTCCGCCAAGCAGGTGCGTCTGCGCCTGGTGTACATCGACTTCTGGTCGGCCCTGAAGCTCTCCTTCCTGGCCGCGGTCGCGATCGCGATCGTCACGGTCGTGTCGTACTTCCTGGTGTACCTCGTCGTCAGCGCCACCGGCCTCATCACCCGGGCCGACGAGTTCTTCGCCAGCTTCACCGACGGGAGCGCCACCCTGTCGCAGTACGTGGGCCTGCCCCAGGTGATGGCGTTCGCCGCGATCGTCGCGATCCTCAACCTGGTCGTCGTGACGGTCATGGGTGCGGTCCTGGCCGGCATCTACAACCTCGCCGTCAAGGTCACGGGCGGCCTGCTCGTGGGCTTCACCTCCAACTGA
- a CDS encoding FadR/GntR family transcriptional regulator, producing the protein MSRRKSLVNTVADELLERIIAGDFLPGDPLPTEAEIGDEFDVSRVTVREALRTLSARGIVRVLSGVGSRVAPVEAWRSVPDALRYRAARGDDATVSEQLISTRRLIECEAAALAAPLISEVALGECEECVDSMVAASAKADVDAFVAADLRFHAVIMEASANLFLAVLLAPLTEVMAERRKQTSRVPQIQEHAIAEHRAIVAALRTGSSAAAREAMDHHLQQTLDDLHAYVLS; encoded by the coding sequence ATGAGCAGACGCAAATCCCTCGTCAACACCGTCGCCGATGAGCTGCTCGAACGCATCATCGCCGGTGATTTCCTGCCCGGAGATCCCCTCCCCACCGAAGCCGAGATCGGCGACGAGTTCGACGTGAGTCGCGTCACGGTCCGGGAGGCGCTGCGCACCCTGTCGGCGCGGGGGATCGTGCGTGTGCTGTCCGGCGTCGGCTCGCGCGTCGCGCCCGTCGAGGCGTGGCGATCGGTGCCCGACGCGCTCCGGTACCGCGCGGCCCGAGGCGACGACGCCACGGTCTCGGAGCAGCTCATCTCGACGCGCAGGCTGATCGAGTGCGAGGCGGCCGCGCTGGCGGCCCCCCTCATCTCCGAGGTCGCCCTCGGCGAATGCGAGGAGTGCGTGGACTCGATGGTCGCGGCCTCGGCGAAGGCGGACGTGGACGCGTTCGTGGCTGCGGACCTGCGCTTCCACGCGGTGATCATGGAGGCGTCGGCGAATCTCTTCCTCGCCGTCCTTCTCGCGCCCCTCACCGAAGTGATGGCCGAGCGGCGGAAGCAGACGTCCCGGGTGCCACAGATCCAGGAGCACGCGATCGCGGAGCACCGGGCCATCGTCGCCGCCCTGCGGACGGGCTCGAGCGCGGCCGCGCGGGAGGCGATGGACCACCACCTGCAGCAGACGCTCGACGATCTGCACGCCTACGTCCTGAGCTGA